tttctgctgtgaatgtcagatgtgtccccgttacccatgggtttaggttgactttattattaaatatgttttattatatgataagataagcaggtcgttacacggcAAGAATGCCCTATGAAGAGCAGCTCAACGGCTCAGCACGAATGCCCCACGATGAGTTGCTCGGGACAAATGCCTTATGGATACTTGCTCAGCACAAAATGCTCGACGAAGATCTACTCGGCATCATTGGCTCAGGTGAACCAAAAAACCTGGCTCGACACGATTCGCACACAGAAGCATTGGCTCGGATGAGTCGGTATGTTAGTACGTTCAGCTCGGCAAGCCACACCCAAATCTGGCTCAGCGAATCGACTCGCCAAAGCCATGTACGCCTCCACCTCTGCTTGGACTAGCCAACTCCCCCTCGAGTTCAGCTTAGCAAAGCCAGGAGAGCTGCAAGATCGGCTCGAGTAAGCCGAGCATGCCCCAAATTCGGCTCGGCAAGCCGTAAATAAAGAAGTAGTTAAAAAGggtgttaaaaaaaattttctcgtcagcccaagccttcgctccatggactaagcctgaGTAATAAATCTCCCGTTAAGAAACCACGCATTGGTTCATCACCcggatcaaacacaactaggctccacaaaagcccaataagaacaactttcaaactttgggaacatggttcaaaactttgaaactaagggggagcaactgatataccccaaatatatcacctactcTAAAGAGAAGGCATGTGTCCAGCATTAATGGGGGAAATAACCTACAAAGTCAATTGCTCGACCAGAGCCATTGACTCCGGGCATATATTGATCGGAGTGATCCACGCAGGCGCTATAATGATCAGAGTGATCCACGCCAAGCGCTATAAGTGACAGATCTATGAGGGTCAAACTTGATCAATATAAAAAGGGTACTACggagaggttaaggtatctcattctaacccaatTTCACTATTGCTTACAATCTCTCTTAGAGCACTCCCTTACTTAAGCATCGGAGAGATCCtctggagtacaccccgggtcctccaagtcaCGTTTGTTTTTGTCCTTTTCAGGTGATCAGGATCGAAAAGCTCGTCGGAGGTCAAATCGACATTTTTGGCAGCAACACCTACGAAAAGAAAACCACAAAACTTGCTTAAACCTAAATATTactcaaatattattatataaatacaCACATACACCCACATATAAACATTTGTAAGTTAGgtttaacattttaaaaaattaattcccACAGGCTTGATGATGATGCAAGTGGGTTCAAATGCTCCTATCTTATGTAAGAACACAAGAAGGTAAAGACATGTCAACTTGCTAGTAAGTTAAAAGTTAAAACGAAATCAGAGTTGGTTCCCCATTGTTGTATATGTGGTGTAATGGTGGTTAGGCCATTGATGACCTGCCAACCATAGATGATCAGACCCAACAgctcaaaaaattatatatgcaACACCCACATACTTCTCAGGGAAGACATACATACCTACTATAAAGTTTCACAAGCAATCTCATTGAATCCCTCcataagaaataaaagaagtaaacTTTGGATTTGATGGTTTGCCCTCTGTTGTTTGTTTAGCTGCTCACCAAACCAATCATCCAACCTAATATCAACTCAGCAATGCTGTGATTAATTAATTGGTTTTCTTGGCATTGAAAGAATGCCACATGATGTTTGGGCCCATGTCCATGGAAAGATGACATATGGACATTGGTGCTTGTGTGGGGAGTCATGTTTTAGTGGAGAGTCATGGGCCTGTCCCATCAAGAGAAAAAGGGAGACTAAATATTATCATGTATTAATTATTGACAAAAGTTACATCATTAATTTATTCAGTATCTTTTCATAAAACCTAAGATAAATACCCACTCTGTTTCTCTCTGTTTTTCTTCAttcatgaacatttttttttccacaaTTGGTTCTTAGAGTGAAAAATTTTCTTGTGGGTTTTGCAATTCAGAGGTTGAAGATTGATGGGTTTTCCTCAGAATCCTGCAAGCCCTCCTCACTTCTACCCTCAGGCACTGCAGCTGAAACTCTATCAGGCCTTCATATTCTCAATCCCAATCCTTTTTTCCATAATTTTGTTCCTGCTGTTCTACTTGTTCTACCTCAAGAGAAGGACTTCTACTGCTATCCCCTCCTCCCAATTACCACCACAGACCCTCGTCACCTTGAACCAAGACAGCTCATTTGTCCCTTTGGTGAGACACATACCCTTCTTTCTCTCCGTTCTGCTCtgttctcttctttctttcttcttcttcttttattttctttcttatttttggACTCTGAAGTTGAGTTGTTTTGGTGCATAAAGACCCTTCATTAGTTCATTACATAGACAGTTTCCTAAGGCAATGCTCTCAAGCATGACTTCTTGTTATTAATACTAAAACCCCATCtcaaagagaatttttttttcttgttgcaGTTCTATTGGATAGGACTATGATCTTATGATCTGCTTTTCTACTTTTTAAGACTTTGCTTTGTTTTGTTTGTGTAGCCTCGTGAGGTAGGCTTGAAGGGTGACCTCAAAGACAAACTCCCAATTGTCTTATTTGATGAAGATCTGAGGGCAAAGGACTCACAGTAAGTTTAAGTTATTTTacatttcttgatttttttttgagttgattAGCTACTATTTCAAAAGAAAGGTAAAGATATGGTgccttatatatacatatatatatatatatatatatatattttatatttatttatgcaTGTGTATTAATCCTCACACTCaacactttattttatttatttatttttgggtcaaCCAGACGGTTCATATGAACCAGGACGGAAGATAGTCCATTTTACATCCCGTATCCTTTCTTTCCTCTTTTAAGATTCGAATCTGAATTCTTTAACAAGCAATGATCGGTTATAAAAAATTTATCAAGAGACCATACTCGGCTGTTATCTATCATTAATTTAACATGATCCAATGCAGCCAGCCATATATAGAGAGAAACATGCACATGGCCGCATGCCCTACAAAAAAGGTGCATAATTTATAACATTACATCACGCCCATTAAGTATACAATTAAGGAGAAATTATATGGGAGATTGGCCCCTCCAAGTAGTGATCAAAGATGAGACAAATGGGAGTAGATCCCACTGAAGACAAATAGCGAAGGGTAGTGGGACACTTACCTATCTCACATTTAGCCTATGGGCATAAGGACATGTAGAAGGGCCGGTTCACTTAATAGTTTCTCATTATCTAGATGAGTCAACTAAAATTAACGGTTGAGATTGAGTGGGACCCATAATTTTTTAGAGTAAAAGTATATCACCTTCACTAGATGAACCCTAGTTAGCTAGTGGTAGCTGCAGCATCTGTGTCCTTTTTCCCCTAAGAATCTCATATGACATCCTCTATTTTCTTTACTAGCCCTTTTGGGAAAGCCTTCTATCATAAAGATAGGATATGAGATGAAGAGAAGGCATCTGCAGAGGTTCTCCCCAAAATAAATAGACTATGCAATCAACTGTCCCACTAGAACCTATTCTTATATGCAATTTCACATGGCATAGTAACTAAGAAGGTGTTAACTTCCATGTGATTAATTATATTCATAATTAATTTAAAGTTTCTTGCGATAATAGGagtaaaatattaaagtttatgGTTAAAACATTGAAGACGATCAATGGGCTCGATCATAAAACTAATTACATatactccaaaaccctaaaaattcaGCACTTTTCTATACAAAAATTTCCTTTTGAAATGCAAATTAAACCAAAACTTGCAAATTAAGATCACCTTTAAAATCTAAAGTAACATAAAATCCTAACCTCTCTcaataagaaacaaaaattacCTTAACATTTGTCAAAAATAAGAATATGTTGATATGGCAACCAAAATAGGGAAAATTAGGGTTTGTAATGAATTCTAACCTCGTAAATGTGACTTTCCGTGCATAACATTATAGTCACGCAGCTCACACCATATTAAAAGCCACGATCGATACAACTTTGGTCTCAAATGTTACTATTTGCTAAAAGACTTCTTGAGGTCTCATTAGTCCATGAACTGTAGTTTCAGACTACAATCATCCTTTATCATTACTAAAATCATATATCCACAGTACTTGTGTTagattgtgtgtatatatattaacTACAGTTGCAATTTTTTGAGATTATGTCTGAATTATAAATTGCCTAATCAATGATTAGGAAATTGAAATAAAAACTTGGTGCAGATGCAGTGTGTGCttgaaagaatttgagatgaaggagGAGCTACACCAGCTGCCCTCATGCAAGCATGTGTTCCACATTGACTGTATCCATCATTGGCTCCACTCCAACTCCACTTGCCCCCTCTGCAGATCTCTGGTCATTCCCCACCCCACAACCAAACACGAGCAAATTAGAGAACAAGAAGCAATAGTTGATCATCATCAAGTAAGATCATTGAGTTCTACCACTAATTTTACTGGAAGTGATGAACAGAACACTATTCAAATTGGTCACCAAGGATCAATATCCAGTTTAAGGGAGAGTCCTGCAGGAAGAatgggggatgaattgggttgtCCGGATCGAGAATCAGTTGTTCTCCACATCCAAACACATACTTCTTCGTAAGCCTACTACCATAACAGTCTCGATCCAACTCCAATGAgatattgtttgtttgttttggcCTATTAGGCCTCACAATTTTGACCCACCCCAAACAAATGCCTCACAAGGTCGAGACTTGAGACCTAACCACAAAACCTCTTAGTATACATCCGATGTGGAATCGTGACCTAGTTATAGAGCAACTACTTTCATTTCGCACATGAATGGGTTGGAGTGATtgggcttcttcttcttcctcttcttctttcttctttttaaatgTTTGGATGAAATTGTGAGATTTTCAGTTTCTTTTCATTTCCTTACTATTATGTTTGTTGCCAAGGATATATACTCTTTGTACTGCAGCCAAGAGGTGTCAACATTTTGGTTACCATACCAGAGAGGCCTAGCTTCTTTTGTATaacaaaaagaaacaagaatCTCGGTAATCATCGTCacataatgaaatgaaataagaTAAAAATGGAACGAAACAGAGAAATAAATAGGCAACTCATAAAAACCAATTAACAATTTCGATTCAGTTTCATTCCTACCTAGAAAACTTGCATGTAAAGTTGCCAAATCCATTCCTCGTGCAGATGCATATAATGAACGAGCTATCCTACCAAATACATCAACCTATAAACAGACTCAAAGAGTGTATTACAGTCATAAATACTTAAATCTTTCCCTGTTCCATTCCTTGCACAAAGAAATTATAGCTCATCTTATTTTCAGATAGAGTAACAATAGAACAACAAAggggaaaaattttaaaagttccAAACAGATCCCAAATGTCATACTTTTAGAATCAAAGAAGCTGCCATGTAAAGAGCCCAGACCAAAAATGCAGAAACAATGGTAGTTCTAGTAGGCATCCTGCCCTTGTCACTCCTCAAGACCATTGCTTCATATATAGGCCAGCAGTTCACAACCACAAAACCAGCTATGAACATCTGCACCCCAAACAGTCCTACAAAACTAGTCCCCCCTTTTCCAAAAACCTCAGTGAACCCCCAAATGAAGGACAACAAGTTGATGATGGCAGCCATGGCCAGGGGCACGAACATCGGTGAGGCTATCCCAAACTCGAACACCTCCCGATCATATCGTTTGCTTTGTTCGTCATCGAGAA
This window of the Malania oleifera isolate guangnan ecotype guangnan chromosome 6, ASM2987363v1, whole genome shotgun sequence genome carries:
- the LOC131157002 gene encoding E3 ubiquitin-protein ligase ATL59-like isoform X2; its protein translation is MPHDVWAHVHGKMTYGHWCLCGESCFSGESWACPIKRKRETKYYHPREVGLKGDLKDKLPIVLFDEDLRAKDSQCSVCLKEFEMKEELHQLPSCKHVFHIDCIHHWLHSNSTCPLCRSLVIPHPTTKHEQIREQEAIVDHHQVRSLSSTTNFTGSDEQNTIQIGHQGSISSLRESPAGRMGDELGCPDRESVVLHIQTHTSS
- the LOC131157002 gene encoding probable E3 ubiquitin-protein ligase RHA4A isoform X1 yields the protein MGFPQNPASPPHFYPQALQLKLYQAFIFSIPILFSIILFLLFYLFYLKRRTSTAIPSSQLPPQTLVTLNQDSSFVPLPREVGLKGDLKDKLPIVLFDEDLRAKDSQCSVCLKEFEMKEELHQLPSCKHVFHIDCIHHWLHSNSTCPLCRSLVIPHPTTKHEQIREQEAIVDHHQVRSLSSTTNFTGSDEQNTIQIGHQGSISSLRESPAGRMGDELGCPDRESVVLHIQTHTSS